A stretch of the Sorangium aterium genome encodes the following:
- the sat gene encoding sulfate adenylyltransferase produces MSGFVVWFTGLSGAGKSTLAAMLSAELRARSVHVEVLDGDEVRTNLSKGLGFSKEDRDTNIRRIGYVAKLIARSGACAMTAAISPYKAIRDEQRAQIPHFVEVFCSCAIPVLAERDAKGLYKKALAGEIKNFTGIDDPYEAPESPEVVVDTGKETKEESLAKILAKLEELGYVPRRGAAVAVSGAAAAGAAAGGARGLIAPHGGELVNRWVEGAAKASLAERAKGLPVIELDERTESDVEMIAVGAFSPLRGFMNSKDYLRVVREMRLESGLPWSMPITLAVSEQAAEGLRVGSEAALRARDGRIVAVIELSDKWRPNKELEAQEVFRTTETKHPGVAYLMSTGPVYVGGEIRVLERPVDSAFPAYDRSPATTRAYFAEKGWRRIVGFQTRNPIHRAHEFITKTALEICDGLMIHPLVGATKSDDIPADVRMRCYEELIAKYYVKDRVLLSIYPAAMRYAGPREAIFHALARKNYGCSHFIVGRDHAGVGSYYGTYDAQEIFNAFSPGELGITTLNFENAFYSTVVGAMATAKTAPGDASTQVNLSGTKVRELLQRGELPPPEFSRPEVARILIESMRSSS; encoded by the coding sequence ATGTCAGGTTTTGTTGTCTGGTTCACCGGTTTGAGCGGCGCTGGCAAGAGCACGCTCGCGGCGATGCTCTCGGCCGAGCTCCGCGCCCGCTCCGTCCACGTGGAGGTGCTCGACGGCGACGAGGTGCGCACCAACCTCTCGAAGGGCCTCGGGTTCTCGAAGGAGGACCGCGATACGAACATCCGGCGAATCGGATACGTGGCGAAGCTCATCGCCCGGTCGGGCGCGTGCGCGATGACGGCCGCCATCAGCCCTTACAAGGCGATCCGTGACGAGCAGCGGGCCCAGATCCCCCACTTCGTCGAGGTGTTCTGCTCCTGCGCGATCCCCGTGCTCGCCGAGCGCGACGCGAAGGGGCTCTACAAGAAGGCGCTCGCGGGCGAGATCAAGAACTTCACGGGCATCGACGATCCGTACGAGGCGCCCGAGAGCCCCGAGGTGGTCGTCGACACCGGCAAGGAGACGAAGGAGGAGAGCCTCGCCAAGATCCTCGCCAAGCTCGAGGAGCTCGGCTACGTCCCGCGCCGCGGCGCCGCGGTCGCCGTGTCCGGCGCGGCCGCCGCGGGGGCGGCCGCGGGCGGCGCGCGCGGGCTCATCGCGCCGCACGGCGGCGAGCTCGTGAACCGGTGGGTCGAGGGCGCGGCGAAGGCGTCGCTCGCGGAGCGGGCGAAGGGGCTGCCGGTCATCGAGCTCGACGAGCGGACCGAGAGCGACGTCGAGATGATCGCGGTCGGGGCGTTCTCCCCGCTGCGCGGCTTCATGAACTCGAAGGACTACCTGCGCGTCGTGCGCGAGATGCGGCTCGAGAGCGGCCTTCCGTGGTCGATGCCGATCACGCTCGCCGTCTCCGAGCAGGCGGCCGAGGGGCTCCGCGTGGGCTCCGAGGCGGCGCTCCGGGCGCGCGACGGGCGCATCGTCGCGGTCATCGAGCTGAGCGACAAGTGGCGGCCGAACAAGGAGCTCGAGGCGCAGGAGGTGTTCCGGACGACCGAGACGAAGCACCCGGGCGTCGCCTACCTGATGAGCACGGGCCCCGTGTACGTCGGCGGCGAGATCCGCGTGCTGGAGCGGCCCGTCGACTCGGCGTTCCCGGCGTACGACCGGAGCCCGGCGACGACGCGGGCGTACTTCGCCGAGAAGGGCTGGCGCCGGATCGTCGGGTTCCAGACGCGGAACCCGATCCACCGGGCGCACGAGTTCATCACCAAGACGGCGCTGGAGATCTGCGACGGCCTGATGATCCACCCGCTCGTCGGCGCGACCAAGTCGGACGACATCCCGGCGGACGTGCGGATGCGTTGCTACGAGGAGCTCATCGCGAAGTACTATGTGAAGGACCGCGTGCTGCTCTCGATCTACCCGGCGGCGATGCGCTACGCGGGGCCGCGCGAGGCGATCTTCCACGCGCTGGCGCGGAAGAACTACGGCTGCTCCCACTTCATCGTGGGGCGCGATCACGCCGGCGTCGGCAGCTACTACGGCACGTACGACGCGCAGGAGATCTTCAATGCCTTCAGCCCCGGAGAGCTCGGCATCACCACGCTCAACTTCGAGAACGCGTTCTACTCGACGGTGGTCGGCGCGATGGCCACGGCGAAGACGGCGCCTGGCGACGCGTCGACGCAGGTCAACCTGTCCGGGACGAAGGTGCGCGAGCTGCTCCAGCGCGGCGAGCTGCCGCCGCCGGAGTTCTCCCGTCCGGAGGTCGCGCGCATCCTCATCGAGTCGATGCGCAGCTCGTCGTAG
- a CDS encoding Mov34/MPN/PAD-1 family protein, protein MVMSPQPWTAGGVVLKASVLKAVEDEALAGYARDEEACGYLKGPADEPLLCDEHVRMDNIANKLHAVDPERYFRTARTFFDFNGKRFSDAVEKGASAGRPVKVLYHSHLDAGAYFSPTDAAMMSGGEPPAEEGAPIVMGPGPAFPLAFLVTSVRGGSGEGRPEEAPRIAEHRLFVWDGAAFVASTFSVVD, encoded by the coding sequence ATGGTGATGTCTCCACAGCCGTGGACCGCCGGTGGGGTGGTCCTCAAGGCGAGCGTGCTCAAGGCGGTCGAGGACGAGGCGCTCGCGGGCTACGCGCGCGACGAGGAGGCCTGCGGGTACCTGAAGGGGCCCGCGGACGAGCCGCTGCTCTGTGACGAGCACGTCCGGATGGACAACATCGCGAACAAGCTCCACGCCGTCGATCCGGAGCGGTACTTCCGGACGGCGCGGACGTTCTTCGATTTCAACGGCAAGCGCTTCTCCGACGCCGTCGAGAAGGGCGCCTCGGCGGGGCGCCCGGTGAAGGTGCTCTATCACTCTCACCTCGACGCCGGCGCCTACTTCAGCCCGACGGACGCTGCCATGATGAGCGGCGGCGAGCCGCCGGCCGAGGAAGGGGCCCCGATCGTGATGGGGCCCGGACCGGCGTTCCCGCTCGCGTTCCTCGTCACCAGCGTGCGCGGCGGCTCCGGCGAAGGGCGTCCGGAGGAGGCGCCCCGCATCGCCGAGCACCGCCTCTTCGTGTGGGACGGCGCCGCGTTCGTCGCGTCGACGTTCTCCGTCGTCGATTGA